A DNA window from Bradyrhizobium barranii subsp. barranii contains the following coding sequences:
- a CDS encoding transporter substrate-binding domain-containing protein yields the protein MRSYGLRFVTGLVAAFCGFALAAGASHAQEKSRLDEILARGKLVVGVSSESPPFGFVDEKGELVGFDIDVARLIAKATFGDPNKVEFIRQSAAQRWPNAQNGTIDFGAQTTTIYADRAQRVAFTRNYIDGGIVLIVRKDAPFKTLDDLNKPNITIANLTTPTQEERAKRLFPQAKLQTFDGIASQFNSVKLGRAQAAQLDAPVAAWYVKSNPDMRVMETRLTDVVNTGIFMKPGDFRLWQYLDLVVSEMTGGYLFAEYSAIYEKWFGEKPKNAKWYLNNN from the coding sequence ATGCGAAGCTATGGACTCCGGTTCGTCACCGGTCTGGTTGCGGCATTCTGCGGGTTCGCGCTCGCGGCCGGGGCGAGCCACGCTCAGGAGAAGTCCAGGCTGGATGAAATCCTGGCGCGGGGCAAGCTGGTCGTCGGCGTGTCGAGCGAGTCACCTCCTTTCGGCTTCGTCGACGAGAAGGGGGAGCTGGTCGGCTTCGACATCGATGTTGCCCGGCTGATCGCCAAAGCGACTTTCGGTGACCCCAACAAGGTCGAGTTCATTCGCCAGAGCGCAGCCCAGCGCTGGCCCAATGCCCAGAACGGCACGATCGACTTTGGCGCGCAGACGACAACCATCTACGCCGACCGCGCGCAGCGGGTCGCGTTCACCCGCAACTATATCGATGGCGGCATCGTCCTCATCGTCCGCAAGGATGCGCCCTTCAAGACGCTCGACGATTTGAACAAGCCGAACATCACCATCGCCAATCTGACCACGCCGACCCAGGAGGAGCGCGCCAAGCGCCTCTTCCCGCAGGCCAAGCTCCAGACCTTTGACGGCATCGCCTCGCAATTCAACTCTGTGAAGCTTGGCCGAGCCCAGGCCGCTCAGCTCGATGCTCCCGTCGCCGCCTGGTATGTCAAGTCCAACCCGGACATGCGCGTGATGGAAACTCGCCTGACGGATGTCGTCAACACGGGCATCTTCATGAAGCCAGGCGACTTCCGGCTCTGGCAGTACCTCGATCTCGTCGTGTCCGAGATGACCGGCGGGTATCTCTTCGCCGAGTACAGCGCGATCTACGAGAAGTGGTTCGGCGAAAAGCCGAAGAATGCAAAGTGGTATCTCAACAATAACTGA